The Bacillota bacterium genome has a window encoding:
- the trpD gene encoding anthranilate phosphoribosyltransferase, whose protein sequence is MLREALARVAAGERLSVAEAEAVIGEVMDGRASDAQIAALLTAMRVRGETPEEMEGAARAMRQRAARVERKRTPVVDTCGTGGDGAGTFNISTTAAFVVAGAGQAVAKHGNRSVSSRAGSADVLEALGVAVDLDAEAAGRCLDQAGIAFLFAPRLHAAMRHAAGPRRELGFRTIFNVLGPLTNPAGAEAQLVGVYEAALTEPVAEVLLRLGARHVLVVHSLDGLDELSTSAPARVTEGRGGRLSTYVLDPATLGLAPAPRSALRGGDAAENAAIAEAVLAGEPGPRRETVLLNAAAALVAADVAEDLREGLELARRSLDSGAARDRLEALRDLSRRLAAAREERRGA, encoded by the coding sequence ATGTTGCGCGAGGCGCTGGCCAGGGTGGCCGCGGGCGAGCGGCTCAGCGTCGCGGAGGCCGAGGCGGTGATCGGCGAGGTGATGGACGGTCGCGCCAGCGACGCGCAGATCGCGGCCCTGCTGACGGCGATGCGCGTCCGCGGCGAGACGCCCGAGGAGATGGAGGGCGCGGCGAGGGCGATGCGGCAGCGGGCGGCGCGCGTCGAGAGGAAGCGGACCCCTGTCGTCGACACGTGCGGGACCGGCGGAGACGGGGCGGGCACCTTCAACATCTCCACCACCGCCGCCTTCGTGGTGGCGGGGGCCGGCCAGGCGGTGGCCAAGCACGGCAACCGGTCGGTCTCCAGCCGCGCGGGCAGCGCCGACGTCCTGGAGGCGCTGGGGGTGGCGGTCGACCTGGACGCGGAGGCGGCCGGCCGCTGCCTGGACCAGGCGGGCATCGCCTTCCTCTTCGCGCCGCGCCTCCACGCGGCCATGCGCCATGCGGCCGGTCCGCGGCGGGAGCTGGGCTTCCGGACCATCTTCAACGTGCTGGGCCCGCTGACCAACCCGGCGGGCGCCGAGGCCCAGCTGGTGGGCGTCTACGAGGCGGCGCTGACCGAGCCGGTGGCGGAGGTCCTGCTGCGGCTGGGCGCGCGCCACGTGCTGGTGGTCCACTCGCTCGACGGCTTGGACGAGCTGAGCACCAGCGCGCCGGCCCGCGTCACCGAGGGCCGCGGAGGCCGGCTCAGCACCTACGTCCTCGACCCGGCCACCCTGGGGCTCGCGCCGGCGCCGCGGAGCGCGCTGCGCGGCGGCGACGCGGCGGAGAACGCGGCCATCGCCGAGGCCGTGCTGGCCGGCGAGCCTGGTCCGCGCCGGGAGACGGTGCTGCTCAACGCCGCCGCCGCGCTGGTGGCGGCCGACGTGGCGGAGGATCTGCGCGAGGGCCTGGAGCTGGCCCGCCGGAGCCTCGACAGCGGCGCGGCCAGGGATCGGCTGGAGGCGCTGCGCGACCTGAGCCGCCGGCTGGCGGCGGCGCGGGAGGAGCGGCGCGGCGCATGA
- the sucD gene encoding succinate--CoA ligase subunit alpha — MAILVDDKSRVVVQGITGHQGSFHTGLMLEYGTRVVAGVSPGKGGQEVHGVPVYETVQEAVDKHGANVSVLFVPAPFVKDAAFEAIDAGCSLVVVIAEHVPLHDAAAIVAFARQRGTIVLGPNTYGICSPGKSKIGIPPNSIFRPGTVGVVARSGTLSYEIVQAISQAGLGESTVVGMGGDRVVGLTFIDLLKRFEADEATRAVALVGEIGGTAEEEAAEFIKTMSKPVVAYIAGRSAPPGKRMGHAGAIIERGRGTYESKVAALTAAGVQVADFPWQVAELLQARLASA; from the coding sequence ATGGCCATCCTGGTCGACGACAAGAGCCGGGTCGTGGTACAGGGGATCACCGGTCACCAGGGGAGCTTCCACACGGGCCTCATGCTGGAGTACGGCACGCGCGTGGTGGCCGGCGTCTCGCCGGGCAAGGGCGGGCAGGAAGTCCACGGCGTGCCGGTCTACGAGACGGTGCAGGAGGCGGTGGACAAGCACGGCGCCAACGTCTCCGTTCTCTTCGTTCCGGCTCCCTTCGTCAAGGACGCCGCCTTCGAGGCCATCGACGCGGGCTGTTCGCTGGTGGTGGTGATCGCCGAGCACGTGCCGTTGCACGACGCGGCCGCTATCGTCGCCTTCGCCCGCCAGCGCGGGACCATCGTCCTGGGTCCCAACACCTACGGCATCTGCTCGCCGGGCAAGTCCAAGATCGGCATCCCGCCGAACAGCATCTTCCGCCCGGGGACGGTGGGCGTCGTCGCGCGCAGCGGCACGCTCAGCTACGAGATCGTGCAGGCCATCTCCCAGGCGGGCCTGGGCGAGTCGACGGTGGTCGGCATGGGCGGCGACCGCGTCGTCGGCCTCACCTTCATCGACCTCCTCAAGCGCTTCGAGGCCGACGAGGCCACCCGCGCGGTGGCGCTGGTGGGCGAGATCGGCGGCACGGCGGAGGAGGAGGCGGCGGAGTTCATCAAGACCATGTCCAAGCCCGTGGTCGCCTACATCGCCGGGCGCAGCGCCCCTCCGGGGAAGCGCATGGGGCATGCCGGGGCCATCATCGAACGCGGCCGGGGGACGTACGAGAGCAAGGTGGCGGCGCTGACGGCCGCCGGCGTGCAGGTGGCCGACTTCCCCTGGCAGGTGGCGGAGCTGCTGCAGGCCAGGCTGGCCTCGGCTTGA